DNA from Amycolatopsis sp. DSM 110486:
GTAGTGGTCCACACCGGTCTCTGATCCGGAGGAGCGGCCGATTGCCGCGACTTGACATAATGTACATTATCGGCACTTGGCCGACCTGCTGAAGGAAGCCCGGAGAGGGGCTTCAGGAGGCTGATTCCAGCGGTTTGAGCACCGCGAACGAGAGAGCATCCCGGGAAGCCCGCCGGAGCGCCGCGATCCGCACCTGACCGAACCTTCACCACACGACAGGTCCTGAGCAAGCCTCCTGGAGGCCGTCCGGAGACTTCGGCGGAGATCCCCGAGCTCAGCCGTCAATACCACCCCGGAACACCCGTTCAATTCGTCACCGTGACGAATTGAACGGGACTGGCGGGACATCGAAAGTACGCAACCAACACGCGTACTGGAGCATCGACAGTCGATCAGCTCTCGACACAGCCGCCTGGAACGACCTCAGACAACCACTCGAACAGATGAACGATCCCTCGACAATCCTGCACCACACAGTCGAAGACTCGCCAAACCGGCCATGCGAGCCGAGGACGCGAGACCGAGAGAACCGTTGTCCCCCAAGGGGATTCACCCCTGCCGTGGCCATGTTTCATGCATAATCGCCATTATGCAGCATACCGGACAAGCATCCGGGCGACAGAACTGTCGGTGCTGTGCTGTACAAGATCCAGATGCTGGTTTCCGAGGCGCAGCAAGCGTTCTTCGCGGCACGGCGGCCGCGCAAGGACTCGCCGCACACCACTGCCGCCTACCGTCGTGATCTGGCCGGGATCACCACTCTCCTGCTCCAGGAGCTCGGCCGCGCGCCCGAGGAGCTGGATGTCGAGCATCTGACGGCGCCGGCGTTGCGGACGGCGTTCGGCGCGTTCGCCGACGGGCACGCGAAGAGCTCCGTGCTGCGGGCGTGGTCGACGTGGAACCAGTTCCTTACGTTCTGCGTGTCCGACGGGCTGCTGGCGGGCAACCCGATGGGCGCGGTCGCCCGGCCCAAGACTCCCCCGCTGGTGCCGAAACCGTTGCGGGGTGAGGAAACTCCGGAGCGGTTGCTCGCCGCGGCAGCCGACGGTGCGCGGCGCGCGCGGGATCCGTGGCCGGAACGCGACGTGCTGGTGCTGGCGCTCGGGCTGGTGGCGGGGTTGCGGGCGGCGGAGATGCGGGCGCTGACGCCGCGTTCGGTGGTGGGCCGTGACGGTGAGCTGCGGTTGCACGTCTCGGGCAAGGGCAGCCGGGACCGGTCGATCCCGGTGCAGCCGGTGCTGGCGAAGCTGATCGAGGACTACGGGAAGTCGTGCCGGCGGCGGTTTCCGCAGTTGCGGTTCCCGGCGGCGGAGCCATTGCTGCGCGATCGGGCGGGTGAGCCGATCGGGCGCGGGGCTCTGGAGTACCTGGTGAAGTCGTGTTACCGGTGGGCGGGGTTGCACGACCGGGTTCCGGCGGGCGCGAATCTGCACGCGTTGCGGCATACGTTCGCGACGCGCTTGGCGGAGGACGGGGCGACGGCGTCGGAGATCATGGCGTTGCTGGGGCACGCGAGCCTGGCCACGAGCCAGAACTACATCGAGGCGACGGGCCGGGAGCAGCGGGCCGCGGCGGCGAGCAACCGGACGTACCGCGCGCTGGACGGGCTGGGCGCGGGTGATGCGGGCTGAGGGTTCAGTGGGTGGCCATGTACTGCTCGCGGAGCAGGTGTTTGCGGATCTTGCCGGAGCCGGTGAGCGGGAACTCGGTGACGAACTGCCACACCTTGGGTGTCTTGTGCGGTGCGAGGTGTTCGCGGACGTGGGCGAACAGTTCTTCCTCGCCGGCGTCGGCGCCGGGCCGCAGGAGCACGAACGCGCCGACTTGTTCGCCCCACTCCGGGTCGGGGATGCCGACCACGGCGACGTCGGCGACGGCGGGGTGGTCGAGCAGGACGTGTTCGATCTCGCGCGGGTAGATGTTCTCTCCCCCGCGGATGATCATCTCTTTCACGCGGCCTTCGATGGTGAGGTAGCCGCGGTCGTCCATGCGGGCGAGGTCGCCGGTGTGGAGCCAGCCTTCGGCGTCGATGGCGGCGGCGGTCTGTTCGGGCATGGCGTGGTAGCCGGTCATCACGTGGTAGCCGCGGGTGCAGAGCTCGCCGGTCTCCCCCG
Protein-coding regions in this window:
- a CDS encoding tyrosine-type recombinase/integrase — encoded protein: MLYKIQMLVSEAQQAFFAARRPRKDSPHTTAAYRRDLAGITTLLLQELGRAPEELDVEHLTAPALRTAFGAFADGHAKSSVLRAWSTWNQFLTFCVSDGLLAGNPMGAVARPKTPPLVPKPLRGEETPERLLAAAADGARRARDPWPERDVLVLALGLVAGLRAAEMRALTPRSVVGRDGELRLHVSGKGSRDRSIPVQPVLAKLIEDYGKSCRRRFPQLRFPAAEPLLRDRAGEPIGRGALEYLVKSCYRWAGLHDRVPAGANLHALRHTFATRLAEDGATASEIMALLGHASLATSQNYIEATGREQRAAAASNRTYRALDGLGAGDAG